The genomic DNA TCCTCCTGTACTCTATCTTCAGCAAACTAGGCATCGAGATAGAGTTCCTGAAGCTCGACTTCCAGGATCAGCAGGTAATGGCCTTCGTGCTCGGGATGATATTTGTAATAGCCATCCTGAGGTACCCAATACGGAAAAAAGAGAAGTATCTCTCAAAGGTTCAGTGGTTTGACTATATACTAATACTGCTGGGGCTGGTGGCAGCATTTTACAAGTTCTGGCGCTGGCCGACGTACATGGTGTACTACGACGTGAACCAGATGGACGTTATTTTCGGGATACTCGCAATAATACTCGTCCTCGAAGCGACGAGGAGAGCGATAGGATGGATACTTCCCACCATCGTGGTGGTATTCCTCCTGTATGGCATCAGGGACGCGGGCTATAACTGGACCAGGATCGTCCAGTACCTCTATCTAGACCAGGGAATATTTGGAATCCCCTTCTATGTCATGACGATTTACGTCTTCGCCTTCGTTTTCTTCGGGGCATTCCTGTTGAGAATAGGGGTCAGTGACTATATAACCGAGTTCATGATAAGCCTGTTTGGAACCCGGCCGGGAGGACCGGCGAAAGCGGCGGTTATCTCAAGTGGACTGATGGGAACCGTTAGCGGTTCCAGCGTCGCCAACGTCCTGACGACGGGCACTTTCACGATACCCCTGATGAAGAAGGCTGGCTATCCCCCTGAGATAGCAGGTGCGGTTGAGCCAGTTGCCTCAACGGGCGGTCAGCTCATGCCCCCGGTTATGGGAGCGGCAGCGTTCATCATGGCCCAGTTCCTCGGGATTCCGTATAACAAGCTCATAATAGCGGCTGTTTTACCAGCGCTGATATACTACACCGGCGTCTACCTCTTCATAGACCTGGAGACGAAGAGGCTTGGTCTCAAGGGCATGCCCAGGGAGCATTTCAAACCGCTGAAATACTTCCTGAGAAAGCTCTACATCCTGCTGCCAATAGTGGTCATCACCGTGGCCCTTGTCTGGGGAATTGCGCCCCATATTGCGGCGGTTTCCTCCCTGGGAATTGCAATCTGGGTCGCGTGGATATCGAAGGATGAAATACCCGGGCATGAACACTTCTATGTCGCGATAGCCCTCATAACAACGGTGCTGATGTTCACCAGCAGAGAGTACGCCACCCCAGTTGGAGCGGTGCTCATTGTTCTGGCGGCAATCCTCGTGGCCGCGGCACTGCTGACCGACAAGGCAGAGTTCAACGAGAAGTTCTACATAAGCATACTGTTCATACTGATGGCAGTTCTCGGAAAGCTGCTCTATATGCGGAAGGAGGAGATACTGCTGATGAGCGGCACCTTCGGAATAATATTCTCCCTCGTTGTGGGTTACAGATCGAGAACGGAAGGCGGCAAGAAGATGTACACCGCCACGTACGAGTCGATGATAGACGCGGGCAAGACGAGCACAACCGTCATGCTGGCAGCTGCAAGCGCCGGCCTTATACAGGGTGTCCTCACCATGACCGGCCTGGTAACGGCCCTCGGCTACAAGCTCGTTGACCTCGCCGGCGGAAACCTACTCCTTCTCCTCATAATGGCAATGATATTCAGCCTCATCCTCGGTATGGGTG from Thermococcus sp. includes the following:
- a CDS encoding TRAP transporter fused permease subunit, encoding MGENLEAIEKKIKLEATRTLSPKLEKVVSGASILIGIFEILFIFNFMFLLYSIFSKLGIEIEFLKLDFQDQQVMAFVLGMIFVIAILRYPIRKKEKYLSKVQWFDYILILLGLVAAFYKFWRWPTYMVYYDVNQMDVIFGILAIILVLEATRRAIGWILPTIVVVFLLYGIRDAGYNWTRIVQYLYLDQGIFGIPFYVMTIYVFAFVFFGAFLLRIGVSDYITEFMISLFGTRPGGPAKAAVISSGLMGTVSGSSVANVLTTGTFTIPLMKKAGYPPEIAGAVEPVASTGGQLMPPVMGAAAFIMAQFLGIPYNKLIIAAVLPALIYYTGVYLFIDLETKRLGLKGMPREHFKPLKYFLRKLYILLPIVVITVALVWGIAPHIAAVSSLGIAIWVAWISKDEIPGHEHFYVAIALITTVLMFTSREYATPVGAVLIVLAAILVAAALLTDKAEFNEKFYISILFILMAVLGKLLYMRKEEILLMSGTFGIIFSLVVGYRSRTEGGKKMYTATYESMIDAGKTSTTVMLAAASAGLIQGVLTMTGLVTALGYKLVDLAGGNLLLLLIMAMIFSLILGMGVPTTANYVITSLVAAPAVYTAVAGNPIYDASVPGYSTAIALLAAHFFVFYFGILADLTPPVALAAYAGSALAGGDFWKTAINSVKYALAGYIGPYIYFTHPEMFLITVSEWTPQMALRVLYYLAATILIMYILAIAITGHFKSLSIPTILRAAMVGLSLIAASLHIIPVGLEFAVLVGLVLYEKKAAGS